The sequence below is a genomic window from Humulus lupulus chromosome 3, drHumLupu1.1, whole genome shotgun sequence.
GAGAGAACAAAAAAAAGCCAGCACCTTCTCAAGAATCAACGAAGAACGCTGAACATTCCCGATAAGAGAGATGATTGATCTATGCTGCAAAAGTTTCACGTGTGCAATTTTTTCAAGCTCTTCCTCTACATTGTCAAGTTCCTGCATGAGAAGGCAATACTTTATTTGATCCATTGCAACAAACAATCTGAGGACAGGTTTATGTGCTCTAGATCGGAAAACACATCATATGCTTGCCTGCTGGATTAGATCTCTGCTCCAGAGTTTTGCAGGATCCAATGTCAAAGATAAACTGACTTCACTAGTAGCAACAACATCTACCGAAATGCCCAAATCCTCGAAGATTGAGAAAACCTGCAAACACCACGCAAATTGCAGTTAAATCACCAGAACAAAGCATCATAAACAATTAGCAATACACAAATGTCTCATTCTCACCTTTGCAAGGAACCCAACTTGACCAAGCATGCGTGTACTCACAATATCCAGCATCGTAACATTACGCTTCAAAACTATGCTGGTTAGAACAGCctgaaatttatttatttaggaaaaaagagagaagaaaagaatcAACTACATTTGAAGTCATCTCAATGCTTCACTTTTATGTTGGCAGCAAATTCAACTACCACAAACCTCTGTCATATCTCTGGTTTTAGTGATGAGTGTGCCAGGAGCTTTTGGATTGTATGAATTTTTTACCCTAACAGGAATATCACCTTCTCTTGCTGGTCTCATGGATTGGGGATGCAAAACCTGCAAATTCATTGTAAAATAACATACCCACTAAAATCAAAAGTAGCTCTTGTTTTCTTCTATTAATTCCATTCATTTAATAACTTTAGTTAATTTACTTGTTATTTCATTCCGATATTACAGCCAATTAAAATTTAATAGAAAAATTTAAAAAGTGGGAAAAAAAATGTAACATTAAACAGCAACATATCCTAACCTGAGCACCGAAGTATGCAAGCTCAGCTGCTTCATCAAAAGTCAAAACAGGCACAGGCTTTGCACTCGGATAAATGCTGGGATCGCAGGTCAATACACCATCAACATCCTTCCACACCTATTAAAAAATGTGAACTACGCTGGTAGTTTGTTCATTTATCAATATTGCAAAACAATGTTAGCATAAAAATGCTACAAGTTAAAAGAATTGATAATTTGTACATAAATTCTCTTGTATGTATTCCCAACTTAGCTCCATCCAAAGAATAGCAGATATAAATCTAATAGACCTTACATAAATGCCACCAATAAACCATGCATAGCAACTCTAGTCTAACCTGAATTTCTCGTAAGCCAAGAGCTTTACCAATAGTAGTGGCGGACAAATCGCTACCGCCCCTACCCAAGGTAGTAACTGCACAAGATTTCCAACCCTACAGTAAAAACATTGATCCATTTCATATTCCCAGATAGTAAACTCTAAACAAGTAAAGTGCAATCCTTCTATGAACGAATCATCTAAACTCAAGGCTAGACAAACAGATGTAGCAGCTAGCAACCTTTCCAAGGAAGCCAGTAACAACTGGGATTGCAGGATCAGCAATCCAATCACCATGTAACCTTTTAGCCACAGCAGGGTAAGTTGCTTCTAAGATATCTGCATTTGTGAAGTCGTCTGTGGTTATGAAACCAATGTCAAATGCATCATACTGCAAAACACAAAAAGCAGAGGCAAAGGTCATAATAGACAGAGGTGGAACCTCGCCATTTTAGAGTTAGCTTGAACCAAATATAATTAGTTCACTAAATAACTCCAATGCAAAAATTAACTTGATTGCATTTTCTCCAAATCATCTACACAAATgtaactgaaaaaaaaaacaaaaaagtttGATTTCCACTAAAACACAAAAGTAGCAAAAACCACTAAAACCGCTAAAGATTCATAATCAGAAAGTACATACTTGGCGAGCTTTTACACCAATCTTATTGAGATAAGCAGCAAATATTCTTGTGGACATGCATTCTCCGAAAGAAACTAAATAATCTCTGGTGCGAAGAGTTAATTCTTTCATCATAGCTATTCCTTTCAAAAGTTGTTCCAGTTCTTCCAAATGTTCTGCAACCAGTATTATAATTCCAAGACTCATTTACAAAGTAAAAACAACCTTCCAGATGAAAGGtgtgttagaatatttatttatatggtatataaaatAAAACCCCAGTAGCAATAGCATTATAAATGAACCTCACCAGAGATAACAGAGCGATCAACTTCAAGTTCATCAACAGTCCTGAATAAAAGAAAGGAAAGCTCTATAAATCACTATACATAATAACTGTAACAAAAGAAAATACTAGAATGCAAGAGATCAAACCTGAGATGCAGCTCTTTTATGAAGCTCAACTCTTTGATTTCTGATGCATTTGAAACGCCACAACCAACTGCTTTCTCCCCAGcctatgtatttatatatatatatatatatatatgtgtgtgtgtgtgtgtatgcaTCAATGGAAATTCAATACTATAACTAATACCACATGaaaaaaattaatcttttttattaaaaatagcaAGAAATAAGAAAAGGGTATTACAAGTAGGAGATTGTTGGTGGTTTTTCCCATAGCAGAAAGAACAACAATGGGGTTTTCTTCTGGAAAACTGAGAACGAGTTGAACTATCTCCCTAATTCTCTCAGCTGAAGCTACTGATGACCCACCAAACTTCATTACGCAACTTAATGCTCCTGCGTCCGAATCATGCTCTACTTCTTCATCTAATTGTCGTTGTCCAAGCACAGCTTGAATCCCCTTCTTGTTGCCCTTGATCCTTAAAGCTCCGTTTTTAGCTGCATTCTCCACTATTGTAGATAAGGATCGAGATGGGCAGCCCAGGAAGGAGCGGGAGGGAAAGAGGGAATGTGGATTTTGTTGAGATGGAAAGTTGCAGGGTGCTGTGAATCCGCCGGAACGAAAAGAAGCCTCCATTTTTAGGAATGAATGAAAGCTAGGGCTATGTTCAATATTCTGAATCAAAAACAGAGGAACACAAACCCAATTCAATTGGTCCTATGTAGTCAACTTAACAttcttaaattaaaataaattagttATTGCCATCCCAAATCTAacttttaataatttattattattatttatagaaaaacattaaaaaagaaaaaggaaaggtaGTTATAGATTGACCAAAGTTGAAAAATAGACTGGTCAAACTGTAATATCATAATAATGTTAaaaaatagtaatggaaaaaaaaaaggtgaaaaTCCTTTGATTTTTATGGCTGATTTGGTAAGTAAAGTTTTTAAGGTTTTAGCATTTACATAACTGGATGGAATGAACTGAAAGTAACATATCATCTTAAACTactattgtttttatttataataGAATTAGATAAATGGATCCAAAATTTGAGAAATTGATTATTAAAGAGTAATAGAATAGATTAGAAGTTGTGTTGCGTGTGTGTGTGGCTGAGgagaaacaaataataatattaaaaaataaataaaaaaagagtaTGTGGCTGCATAATAATGTGCCGTACAGATATAAGAAAGAATAAtaatacaatcataaattcatTATTGAATCCCAAGTTCaggagagaaagagaggatagAGGTGGTTTTGGCAAGTTGTAggaatgaatgaattgaatgaaTGGTATTACTAATTGTTGGTGTGATGCTAATTTCAGTTGGCGCCAAACCAAATCTTGTGGGCTTCGCCTTTGGCTTTTTAtgcaaataatatttatataatccTATCCTATCCCATTCTACGGCTTCTAATTTGTCCCAGTTCAACTCATCAACCACCCTTCTCTGTCGGTAGTTTCTCtttccataaatatatatatctctatCTTTCATATTTTCTGACTCAACTCTACTCTTCTGGGTGGCTTTTCTTTCTCTAAGGTCGCCGGCCATTGTTGGGCTCTTCTTTTCAATTTCATCTCTTAAAGGtaagtttctctttctttctttctgaatTATTACAAACTCATTTCAAAAGTGGCaaatcaaatccaaaacccaaCCTTCCTTCCTGCTcttgactactactactactcattCATTATTTGATATTTTGGTTGGTGGCATCATTGTTACTTTCCCTTTCTTCTTACCCCAACTCACGAACATTTTCAAATGGAGGCTTTTGATTCAGTTGCTCTTTTATTTTCAGGTATTATTAACGTTATCCATGGAGATTGGCAAAACAAGAAATTCCTCTGGCTTTGGCAAACCTCCATGGATATTCAAAGGAAGGCAAGTACCTTATAACTTCCACTACTACCTCATTGACATCGTTTCTGATGTCTTCTTTATATTTGATCTGTTTTCTCAAAAGGGTTGTGCTTTCCTTCCTTGCCAGTGCATCGTATCAACTCCATCTTGTCAAAGCAGAAACTGCTAGAGCATGCATCCCTAAAGAGTTCAGACTGGTTGAAGCATTTGGGTATGTTTGTTTTTTCATCACCTACCTTGTAACAATTTTACATTTAAGATATTAGTTCATGATTCAGCTCTGTAGTATTTCCCTTTCGCAGGTATACTTTGGGAGGGTTCTTTCTAGCCAACTATGAGGACAGTCCGGCTGGAGCCTTTGATGAGGTTTGTATATAAGATTGTTTTTAACAACTTATAAGACGATTACGAGATGAAACTCCATAATTGAGCACTCGATTCAATATTAAGTTATGCCCCACATACACTCATTTCTTCCACCCTATTTGAGTTCATTGAACCTATATAACCAACGCTTTTAATCACTGTCTTCCTCAGCTCGTTGTGATTGCGGGGCTTGTATGGAACCCACCAACATCTTGCGCGTAAGTTGCTTCATTATTATAATATTCATATCATAAAAATCTTGTTATGTGACATGTCccttaaaatagaataaaaatctTGTTAGGGCCTGAGTGTGACATGAATCATATCAAAGTATCTCTGACTTTCACTTCTGATGCGCAATATGCTTTCATAGTAAGTAAAAAGATGAAACCTTTACAAGTCGGGCACGACACAGATATTTAAGCTAAATTGCTTGAAAATAGAAAAACAAAAATTGAAGTGGATGCTTACGACTTTAAAACGTTTCCCTTCTAAAAAAGGAGATTATGTATGTATCAGTTAATAATAACAAAATGTTTAAATATTCATAGTGGTGCCAATGAATTGCCTTTTTGCATATAAAGTAAATGCATTAGTGTATAGTTTAATACAAGTGCACTATGCAACTAGGCAAGTTGACAGTGCTTGACAATAAATAGTCACATTCTTGCATCTGTGAATCGGTCAAGTTTTATCCCACCTAAAACactgttatttatttattattgaaaTACAAATGTACCAGAGGCCATTAACTACTTTGTTATGCAATTTAATCAACAGATGGGCCACTAAGGTGTTTGTGAACAGTAATGAAGCTTGTGAACATGGACGAAAGGTGGGGGGCTACAAAACTCTCGTCACCAATTCTAAAATACGGCTGTTTGAACATCAAAGTAGACTATAAAACATTTGATTGAGAAACTCTATCAAAAGCCACTGAATTTTACATGAACACAAAATATGGTCATGGTCACATGGAGTAAGGCTTTTGGGTTTCTGTTTCATAATCCTGACATTGGTTGCTGCCATCTCTTGCAGGAAGTAGGGCTTCCAAGTCATGTGGCACGGTTCTCAAAGGTTGGTCTATGTGTTTAAATTTTCCTATTTCTGTAGTCAACATTTAGCAACATTTCCTAGGCTTATACTTATgcaaatacatatataattatatatttaaggTTGATATTTAACAATCCAAATTCTCACGCAAATTAGACCTTGATGTTagcatgtttttgttttgaacaGAGAATTACAGCAATGCCAAAGA
It includes:
- the LOC133822396 gene encoding aspartokinase 1, chloroplastic-like isoform X2 — translated: MEASFRSGGFTAPCNFPSQQNPHSLFPSRSFLGCPSRSLSTIVENAAKNGALRIKGNKKGIQAVLGQRQLDEEVEHDSDAGALSCVMKFGGSSVASAERIREIVQLVLSFPEENPIVVLSAMGKTTNNLLLAGEKAVGCGVSNASEIKELSFIKELHLRTVDELEVDRSVISEHLEELEQLLKGIAMMKELTLRTRDYLVSFGECMSTRIFAAYLNKIGVKARQYDAFDIGFITTDDFTNADILEATYPAVAKRLHGDWIADPAIPVVTGFLGKGWKSCAVTTLGRGGSDLSATTIGKALGLREIQVWKDVDGVLTCDPSIYPSAKPVPVLTFDEAAELAYFGAQVLHPQSMRPAREGDIPVRVKNSYNPKAPGTLITKTRDMTEAVLTSIVLKRNVTMLDIVSTRMLGQVGFLAKVFSIFEDLGISVDVVATSEVSLSLTLDPAKLWSRDLIQQELDNVEEELEKIAHVKLLQHRSIISLIGNVQRSSLILEKAFHVLRTHDVNVQMISQGASKVNISMIVNDSEAERCIEALHQTFFESGKITEENGSFADGLCDVLVA
- the LOC133822396 gene encoding aspartokinase 1, chloroplastic-like isoform X1, with translation MEASFRSGGFTAPCNFPSQQNPHSLFPSRSFLGCPSRSLSTIVENAAKNGALRIKGNKKGIQAVLGQRQLDEEVEHDSDAGALSCVMKFGGSSVASAERIREIVQLVLSFPEENPIVVLSAMGKTTNNLLLAGEKAVGCGVSNASEIKELSFIKELHLRTVDELEVDRSVISEHLEELEQLLKGIAMMKELTLRTRDYLVSFGECMSTRIFAAYLNKIGVKARQYDAFDIGFITTDDFTNADILEATYPAVAKRLHGDWIADPAIPVVTGFLGKGWKSCAVTTLGRGGSDLSATTIGKALGLREIQVWKDVDGVLTCDPSIYPSAKPVPVLTFDEAAELAYFGAQVLHPQSMRPAREGDIPVRVKNSYNPKAPGTLITKTRDMTEAVLTSIVLKRNVTMLDIVSTRMLGQVGFLAKVFSIFEDLGISVDVVATSEVSLSLTLDPAKLWSRDLIQQELDNVEEELEKIAHVKLLQHRSIISLIGNVQRSSLILEKAFHVLRTHDVNVQMISQGASKQVNISMIVNDSEAERCIEALHQTFFESGKITEENGSFADGLCDVLVA